The Apus apus isolate bApuApu2 chromosome 4, bApuApu2.pri.cur, whole genome shotgun sequence genome contains the following window.
TCAGCTATCCAGGTGACCAGACAAATGCAGGACAAAGCATTAAGTTAATCATGTATTGTATTTTAGAGCCTGATCTGCAGgactgggagcagcaggtgtAGTTAAGACATGACAAGAGCTGCATATGGGAAAAGTTCGGTTGCAACTTAAGATCCAAGCTGAgtaaatgcaagaaaacagagaTTAAACTAAGTTTATGATTTTGTTTGAGCCACTTACATGCGGTTATTTATGTAATTCTAAAAGACAGTATATACTAAACTCTCAGCTACTCACTTCTTTGGGTATTCTGGCTTTCAGCAGGGCTGTAACTACAGTTTGCATAACAAACTGATTTTGTAAAGCTTGGAAGTTACAAGACTATCAAAATTGTTTAAACCAATTTAtacaatattaaattaaaaatccagaGATAGGATAAATTCTATTGGTTCTTCAATGCCATACAAATATTGGATGGTTTTCTTGCATCAACATTACTATAGAACAAAAAGGGttgaacaattaaaaaatgtctaCTCTCCATTGCCTTTTATTTACAGATTGGAATTCACAAAGGTTTCAATTTCAGTTGAGAGAGACTGTTTCTGAATAGTGAAAAAAGGGCATTTATCACATCAGTGTGTAAAAGATGATGGACACTTGCAGAAATCAGGTTATTTGTACTACTTCACCCACTTCTAAAATGTTGCGATtccacaaaagaaaaggaagtgttTGAACCACTATTTGGATTTTCAATCTACACATAGTGACAAACATTAAGATTGCAAAATTTTTGTGACCATTCCATTGCTTACAATTTAATGCACCTTTGGTAGCAATAGTTGTAAAAAAATGCTATCCAATCTAAAGCATTAGAGGGCTTAATGGCTCTTGAATGTCACAATTAAGAAGAGGGCTTATGGAACCGTGATGTTAAGGCCTCTAAGCAGGAGAATTTCATTGGTTGCTTCATGTTCAGTGGGAGACCTCAACGAGTTCCTTTAAACCTCTCAGGGGGCAGAGGAATGAGGAAAGCATGGTGTAAGAGACAAACCATCCAGCTGTTTAATAATTGTATGGCATTTTAAATTCTGGGCTCAAGCAGCTAAGCGTCTTTCACAACACCCACCAGGGCAGGCCGCAGTGTACGCCCGTGCAGCTTGTAGCCAATCTTGGATACTAACGCAATGGTGCCAGGCTCCTTCCCCTCCATGGGAGCGTGGAACAATGCCTCGTGTTCATAGGGATCGAACTTGGCTCCGACAGGATTCAGTCTGAGCAGGCCAtgctttttaaacactttttgaaTTTGTACTTCTGTCATAACAAGACCTTCATATAAGCTCTTCAGGTGAGGATTTTCAtccttaatttcttcttttggaacactttctgttgctttctccAAGATGTCTGCAACTTCTAGTAAGTCCTTACAGAAGCTCTGAATccctaaaaagaaataaaagagggaGTAGGATGAGTCCACTGAGGGAAACAGATGCTGAAAAAACCCCGCAACCCATAACACCAAAACCTTTAGCAATGATCTGTACTCTTTCAAATTTTTAACTACATAAGTAATACTGTAAAAACCTTTTGGGGTATTAGGTCCTTCCCAATTTTACTTGATGATACAGAACTATTACAGATACCTTAAAATCCACACCACCTCCTCTAGTTCtatggaaataataaaactaaaGAACTAAAACTATGCTGATGACCTGGCAGGAACAGATACAATTCTAAGCAAAGTTACCAAACCCTTCAGATGGCTTATTGTAATTTCTTCATGTCTCTCATCCTGGGATTCACTCAAGTTCAAAGCCTTATGTTGCACTATGCCTGCCCTTAGATCTGATGTGCTAAAAACATTTGCAGTAGAAAGAGCACAAGTTCTTCATTAGTCCAACTAGAAATGAACAGGGATTCTTCCTTCCAAGGAAAAGAACTCACATCTACCTCTCCCTCCCATTGCAAACCACTTTCACAGGGTCAGAAGCTGTGCCTTGGGAAGACCAAGCAATACCCAATTACAATCTGTGTCCTGAAGCTGCCTCACTCTACAATAATTGGGACTAATCTCACTTTAGGCAAACTGCCTCTAGAAATCATGAAAAGCACAATGATGCAGTAGAATAACACATTTCTACATAGAGGTAGAGCCAATGACAAATTGCACTACATTCTGGTAGCCTtgcccttttttctttgtggctttttttagCTGTAGACAGCCATTCTAATTCTAGTTCACATTTTAGTAATTTAGCTTTTTCCTTACCAAGAAGTGATATGAGTGTTACCAGAGACAAGTCTTCGATGTAAACAAAAAGAACTACGGAGCACCTTGCAAGGTCTATAGGGATCAGCTAGTTATCAGGAATGAGTCACTTTAACAGCTCCAGGACCCTGTAGACTCAAACTCTTTATCAACAGGAAGTATCATAACCAAAGTAGCTCCAAAAATATGAGCAAAATAttgaaagttttaaattaaaa
Protein-coding sequences here:
- the GRPEL1 gene encoding grpE protein homolog 1, mitochondrial — protein: MAAVAQCVRGALRPRYPLLSFSLRTSPRLLCVATQQKNTGQNLEEDQSQSQNEQKVELSSPEKMLTEEKAKLEEQLKEVTDKYKRALADAENVRQRSQKLVEEAKLYGIQSFCKDLLEVADILEKATESVPKEEIKDENPHLKSLYEGLVMTEVQIQKVFKKHGLLRLNPVGAKFDPYEHEALFHAPMEGKEPGTIALVSKIGYKLHGRTLRPALVGVVKDA